The Nicotiana sylvestris chromosome 6, ASM39365v2, whole genome shotgun sequence genomic sequence gagaatgtaatgacccaaccAGTCGCTTTGTATATTTCAGCCATGTTCCCTATTTGATGCTCCCCGTAAGCGTATTTTGTTGTTAAGTGACTCGCGGGGATGGTTGATTTTGACCTAGGTTTGGCTTTTTACGTAAACGACATCAGAATAATCTTTTGATGGTTCAATAGGTTCTTATGGTGAATTGGACTTAGATGTATGTCTGAATTtagattcggagtttcctaggttgatttggctctttttggcaaaagttagaaatttgaagttttggAAGGTTCATAGGTTTaatcgggagttgactttgaggtTATTGGGTTTGGATTGTTATTCCGGGAGATTGAATAGGTTCGTTATATCATttggaacttgtctgcaaaatttggagtCATTCCGATTTGGTTAGATATGGTTCGACGTGAATTTTGGAAGCTAGAAATTgattagttcattaggcttgaattgagatGCGGTTTgtagttttgatgttattttgtgtgatttgagacctcgagtaggttcgtgttatgtttaggattggttggtatagTTGGGCGGGGTACTAGGGGGCATTAGGTGGGTTTTGTTTGGGCTTCAGATCATTTAAGGTTGAATTGCCTGATCAGgtctggtgtttttgcacctgcgaGATTTGGTCCACAGGTGCGATTCTGTAGAAGCAGACCTGGGGTGACAGATGCGAGCTTGGATAGGATCAGGGATTTTTGTAGAAGCGGCAGCCCTTATGTAGGTGCACACATGCAAGAGCACTACGTGGAGCGCAGAAGTGGCTCCGCAGAAGCGAGTGTGCTTCGCAGGAGTGGAGGGTCGGAGGAGTTAGTGAACTCGCAGATGCAAGCCACTTTCCATAGGAGCTGGCTCACATAAGTGGGCTTTTTGTTCGCAAAAGTGGAATCACTGGGCAGAGTATATTTTTCGAGGATTTAgcttattttatcatattttgagattgGGAGCTCGAATTGGGGCGATTTTGACCActtgaattggggtaagtgttcttgactcgGATTTGACTTTATTTTATGATTCCATCTTTGGTTTTGACTTTTGGTTGATGAAATCTATGCGAGAAAATGGGAATTTTGTGAGTAAATTTTAGAGAGTAATTATTTAGGACTTGAACTCCAATTTGAAGTCGGATTTGTATGAAACTTGTATACTTGGACGTGTATATGAATGGGTGGTCGaaatttgtgacttttgtcgagTTTCGGGAGGCGGGctcgggttgactttttgatattttATAAAGATTGAAGATTTTTTTACTTGGAACCGATTTCTATACCCGTATTTTATGTTATTGAGTTGTTTTGCTAGACTTGACCCgttcggaggccgattcaagaggcAAGGGCTTTATAGAGTATTgatttgccttgtttgaggtaagtagcttgcctaatcttgtgtgAGGGAATAACCATTAGGCTTGTACCATGTTTATTCTCTGATATTGTGATGCGATGTAAATGCGAGGTGAAAAGCACACATGTGGGTGCTATATTTGAAAAATGACCGGATTAGACTTTAGATCTTTAGTATGTCATGATTTGATTGTGTACTTTTTTGATACCTGTATAATTCATTGTATGTCTATGCGAGCTTACCGttttcatgttagagatcatgtttaggatttttatttcCTAAATTGGCCAAGTTAGGCATTTATGGGATCATTGCTAAATTGATTTAGTTGTAGTCATGGTTTATATGTTGAACCCCCatccacatttatttattttcatgtTCGTGTGCCCTTATGTTGATAAATTGTGAGTGTATGTCTTTGATGATGATTTGACAAGTTGCCTTATTGTAATTATGGCACTCGTGGAAATGTTGGGCGAATTGTTTGGGTGTTGGCACGAGGTTGTTGTCGTGCGATTGTGATTTATATTGTTATTATTGTCGGGTGCGATAGGGGCAGATATTGCTATTGTGTCGGGTGCAGAGCGATAAGGGTGGCTATTTCTATTATGTCGGGTACGGTGCGATAATGGCGGATATTGCTATTGTGTATGGTGCAAAGTGATAAGGGCAAATATTCCAATTGTGACACAAATATAGGTACGAGGTGTGATATGGTTGTCTTTCTATTTGATGACTTGTTGTCAAAACTGACCCCTTTACTTGCATTGAATTGTTATCAAATGTTCTTGTTACACCCTTGTACTTTCATTGTTGGAATGCGTCTTAAGTGAATCAGTATAAGCCGGAGAGTTTAAGGACCCTTACAAAGACAATGATGAGTTAACACATTGTTACAGAAGCATCGTGAGGATTGGAGGATAAACAAATCCTTTATAACCCCTACTTTTGGGGGTAAAAATAGGAATGATTAATATTCTAAGAAGGTCTTATTTTGAGGTAATTAAATCATATAATATTCGtatgtttgaaatcaaacaagttgtaaaacaaagtcgacaaaagttgtcacaaAATACATTTATAATTTTATTGAAATTTGGATCTAACGTCACTAAGTTTTTCTCTCAAAATACTTGGAGTTACGAGGTGATAcccaccaaattgaagatctacgagtctagtttctaatacATTAAATCGTCGATACGACaccggagtagagagatatttataATTTTGTGATACTGCACAAGCAACTCCCTATGGGACCCACGTAGGTGGTGGTCGACCTACTtcattttttaaaagatttggACAAACATTCTTGCTCATTTTCTACCCAACTTCATCCTTACACTCATCTTAACCCTCCTAAATAGATTTCAAAGGTTCAAGGGTGATTCCAAAGTAATTACACTATATTTCAATATCAAAAGTTAGATATGGTGAGGAACAATACCTCTATGATGTTGTGATGATGTTCAGGGTTGTTGTGAGCTAACAACAGCCTGGATTAAAGCTTGTGAGTCCTCTATAAGGTAATTAACTTCGTCCTCATACTCCCAAAAACCCTCCCAAGCAGCTCATAAGTGATTAAGAGTGAACCTTGATGATTTAACCTAAGATTAACCTTGAAGATTAGCTCAAGTGAAAATTagcacttctatggtgttgtatttccattaagggttgttgtaaactaaGTATAGCTTGGATTTCGGCTTGAAGCTACTGTAGGAGGTAAGTATATTGTGATATTGCTTgttcttaaggttatcttgatgttaaTTGAGTTAAATTGATGGATTAGACATGAATTAGTAAATATAGTTGCTAATTGACGATAGTTGGAGTTGTGGACTGTTTTCTTTGTGATAAATATATGGTacaaggctggaatcattgatgaatgacttTATTATCATGTTAAGGATATTGTTAAGTTAAAGTAATAATcctataaggggtgatatggggTATGCGGATTCCAATTCGAATTTGTCGCTCGTTAGAGTAACCTgctctagaccttggagtccattttctATATACATACCCGATGGGTAGGTCGGAACCCTGTCCCAACCATGATACAGTTTTGTtatccttagaggcttgtagacgagtgTTGTATATGTTGTATGTCAGTATTGTGGCCTTGCTAGCCTTGTGTACATGTTCAATTTGATATTGCTGGTTGTAGACGTTCATGGCAGCCTCGTCGGCCAGCACAATTATGTACATGAGCTTTTGAGTATGTTTACCCCTCAGATGAGATAGACATTATTTTTAGATGATTCAGAATATGATCTTGTCGGCCTTGATTGGTATTGTCAGCTTGTAGGTAGGCCTCGTCgacctaagttgagggttacctcTCCAGAGTTTACAATTACAGAGTGCTACGCTCGAGCCgagtatggcaccgggtgccggtcacgcctcccaaggtttggggcgtgacagttcTAAACGAGATTGTGATATTATTTTCCGTTATACATTCTGTTGTCAGTtattgatatattgcacatgTTATTTGACTAGTAAGTATCATATGACTCGAATCTCGTCACTATTTCACCGagattagtcttgatacttactggaaATCGATTATTATGTAATCATACTGCACTTTTGCACCCAAAATAACATACAAGACCATCAAGGCAAACAATGATCCACGCTAAGTAGATAGATGGTAACCGGCTAATGACTTCGGCAAACTCGAACAAAAATAAAGGAAACATCTGTAGGGACGTAGAGAGGAGAGCAGGGAATCTTTATCGCATATAACGAGTAAAGAAAGACGTAAAAGGTTTTGAGAAGCCTTAAACGGATAAAAGAGAGCCACACGGCCCAATCATCACATACATCCAGATATTAGGAGAATAGTCTCATTAAGAACTCCAGCACTTCTCTGCTTTGATTTCATTTCAATTGGGGAAATTTGAAGAATGCTAACGGTAGAACATGCCGCTGCCACCGTCCGTTTCTCCGCTGTGAACTTCGACGCCACCTCCCGCCGTTTATCTCATTCCGTCAGATTCTTCATACCTCGGTACAGCTACTTCTTCCTTGCAGCTGCAGCACAGTGTTATCAATTAACTAAAGGCCTCAATTGATTTGAGAGTTTTGTTTGCAGGGATAAATTTGGAAGATTGGCGGACAATTGTGCTGGTGGTGGAAGAAGAACGTGCAAGGACAAAAATGGAGGAATTAAAGCAACTGCAAAGGATCATTTTAGCTCCGGTTCGGAGCCAGTAAAACAGAGTACATCATATCATCCGTCTGAGGACATTGGGGAGTTGGAACTAATGGAGAATGAGGATGCTCAACTCAAGCCAGCTGAATGTTCTAGGACAATTATTGAGGTTAACTGTTTTCTGCAAAACATACTTATTTATGCAACACATTGTTTTTGATGATAACACGTTATTTCCTCTAATTTAACAAATTTAAGAAGAATTCTACGACTTATCTCTGAAGAGGGAAAGATATTTTGGGTCCATTAAGCAACTTGATTGTAATATAGAGATGTACACACTTAGAAGATATACAAAACTTTTGATACTTTTTATTTGTATGGATTTATGTTATATATATACTAACATTTTAATGAACTTTTTACACCATCAGTTGCATACTATTTATTCTAGGTTATAAATCAAATCTTATTATATAAAGTTACCTGTAATTACTTTTTAATGACCTGattgtttaaaatattttttacaaCATCAGTGCATAGAACTTAAAACTCTATTTGTATTTGCATAATATTGGCATGGAGTAATGTGGccagtgaggattcatatagtcgATCCCAACTTGTTTGGAACTGAGGTGGAGTTGTTGTTATTGTATGAGCATATGCAAATAATACCCTTTGACATATAGAATTTACTGCTGACTCTGCAAAATGCTTTCCTGCCTTGTGCTTTTAGTCAATGTAGCTTTCAAGGATCTATTTGTCGTCTGAAATGGACCCTTGCTAAATTCTAAATGACAGGGCATTGTCCACAGGTTTTCAGTTGCTTTCTGATATTCTTGAGCAAAATATAATCTAGGCTGGTGATCATTATGGCTGGTTGTCTATGGTTAGCTGATATTTCCTTAATCACTTGATGTTTAGGTAAATAGCAAAGCGACACTCATGTTTTCAAGTGCAGTCAGTGATGTAATGCATGCGAACATTTTCTGGCCAGATTTGCCTTATACAACTGATGAACTCGGAAGTAAGATTCCCAGTTCTTTTTATTAGCATGTTTTGCTCAAGCTAATATTTTCTTCTTTGTGGTTAGTGGCTTATCTACAACCCTCGAAGGTTTATGTGCTTTCCCTTTTTATCAGATGTCTACTTTCAAGTAAAGAACGACGAAGATGTTCTGAAAAATCCAACAGAAGAAGAAACTGTTGTGGTAAGGAACAATTGAACTAAGAAGTTCAGTTAGTTTTCATTGTTAGGCGCTTCTGTGTTTCtccaaacaatgtattattttgcttttccttgttcttcagCAAGTAACTTTGATATAGTAGCCACTACTGGATTCAAATGATTGTGCTTCATTTTGAGATAACCGTTTGCGGATCACTTAGCTACTTTCCTTTTTGTTGATGTTGATTAAGCATTTATTGTTTCCTAATCATGTCATGGTCATTTTCCCTCATTTTGATAAATAAGAAAACAGGAATCATGATAACAACTCATGGTCTTCAATAGCCCAGATGTAATGTTTCACAAGCTTATCCATCATAAGAGACAAATTTTCAATATAGTATTATCTTGATTATGACTTTTATGATCATCTTCCTGTGGAAAGATTCTTGTGTTGCATTGGGTTATAAGCTGGAGCATTTCTCCTACCACTCTATTGTGAAATCCAATTATCTTTTAAAAGCTCTTTCTTTCTGAGAGATATGGTAGAAGAGCTTAAAAAAATGTGAGGAACCTCTGCTATCATCAATCCACATATTTCTGCTTTCCATTAATTCTATGGAGATATACTAATGAAAAGTTAAAccttataaaaaaaactaatgaaaaataaaataaaaagagctCACAGATGGCAACTTCCACATTAGAAAACTACTTGGTTTTCTCTGAAGGCTTACTTAATTTCCAATAAAATGCAGCAAGTAATTATTGGCTTAGATACATCCGAAATGTTGAGTGAGATGAAGTCATCAGGTCAATCTGAAACTGATTACCACATAGATGAATTTGATGACGAGGGTGTCGATATAGATGATTTAGAGGACATTGATGAAGACGACGATGATGATGataatgaggatgatgatgataatgataATGATGATGAATCGGTATTACTCATTTTAAATGGCTTACTTTTCAAATATGACTGCTGTTCTATCTGTCATTGTCAGTTTATAAACTTGTTCACAGGATTGGGTTTCCAttcttgatgatgaagaagatcaGAATGGGGATCCTGACTTGGGGGATTGGGCTACGTTAGAGACAATGCGTTCCTCTCATCCAATAGACTTTGCCAAAGCAATTACTGAGGTAAATGTCCTCCTGATAAATTGTATGCAACGAAGTTAAAAGTGTGAAAACTATCAATTTGACTTCCTCATGTTACATTTAGTTCTCTATATGTGTTACATATAGCTTTTTTATCTGCCATGGAGATTAAATCAAACATTTAATTTTGTGGTCTAATTTGCTGCTCAGGTTGTGACAGATGATCCTATAGATTTTATGGATCAGCCTCCAGCAGGTCTTGTTATCCAGGGCCTTCTAAGGCCAGCATTCCCTGAAGAGCACGCTTCCATTCCAAAGCAGATATCTGAACATAAATCAAATGATGCTGGTATAGACCAAATAGAAAAAGTTGCAGAATATAAGCAAAACTGTAGTGTTCAAGTCAATGGCCACAAACATGAAAGTGGATCTTCGCAAGATGGCCCAAGTTGTCCAGAGGAATTGGAGAAGGACGAAACCCTTGGAAATGGAACTTCATTTTACAAGCTAGAGATGATTAAAATTCAGTTAATTTCTTCACATGGGCATCAAGTAAGTTTTGTAGGTTTATGAGGTTCCACCTTGAATTTGTTGGTCAGCATTACAATACTTTCCTTGCCTCAATCTGCATCTGTGGACTGCAATTATGTAACTATTGTGAATCATTTGTGTCATCCTAGTGCTTATCGTCATTAAGTACGGGAAGTTGGACTTGATAATCTCAGAAGGGTTACAGTCGGTGGCACAGGGGGCAGCTATAAGTGTGTGACACCTTATTTGTTAAgtcgaaaaagaaaaatattacgAGAAAAGAGCATACTATTATTTTGAACAAGTAGAAAAAGGGTACTCTTCTCATTTGTCCCTTTTCTATAAGGGGAAAAGTTCTGTCCTGAAATTGCTGCAGTTGTTACATGCAAAGATGAAAGCTAGTTTGGAATAGACAGCAGAAACAGTCTTCCTGTTTTATGTCATGATAGATTTTGGATGACATGGTTATAGCTCTCTTAGATTTGGCTACCAAGCTGAACCCTGGGGACAAGTTCCATGGGATGCTTTTCCGTCAGTGCTAATCAAGTAATCAACTA encodes the following:
- the LOC104248348 gene encoding uncharacterized protein At3g49140-like isoform X1, whose amino-acid sequence is MLTVEHAAATVRFSAVNFDATSRRLSHSVRFFIPRDKFGRLADNCAGGGRRTCKDKNGGIKATAKDHFSSGSEPVKQSTSYHPSEDIGELELMENEDAQLKPAECSRTIIEVNSKATLMFSSAVSDVMHANIFWPDLPYTTDELGNVYFQVKNDEDVLKNPTEEETVVQVIIGLDTSEMLSEMKSSGQSETDYHIDEFDDEGVDIDDLEDIDEDDDDDDNEDDDDNDNDDESDWVSILDDEEDQNGDPDLGDWATLETMRSSHPIDFAKAITEVVTDDPIDFMDQPPAGLVIQGLLRPAFPEEHASIPKQISEHKSNDAGIDQIEKVAEYKQNCSVQVNGHKHESGSSQDGPSCPEELEKDETLGNGTSFYKLEMIKIQLISSHGHQILVELDDFSQAKPDAIAHSAANIISRLKAVGENTTQALRSLCWRCKGIQVEEVALIGVDSLGFDLRVCSGAQVQTLRFSFKKQASSEYSAERQLNDLLYPRFHPKLQKQETHQAES
- the LOC104248348 gene encoding uncharacterized protein At3g49140-like isoform X2, encoding MLTVEHAAATVRFSAVNFDATSRRLSHSVRFFIPRDKFGRLADNCAGGGRRTCKDKNGGIKATAKDHFSSGSEPVKQSTSYHPSEDIGELELMENEDAQLKPAECSRTIIEVNSKATLMFSSAVSDVMHANIFWPDLPYTTDELGNVYFQVKNDEDVLKNPTEEETVVDWVSILDDEEDQNGDPDLGDWATLETMRSSHPIDFAKAITEVVTDDPIDFMDQPPAGLVIQGLLRPAFPEEHASIPKQISEHKSNDAGIDQIEKVAEYKQNCSVQVNGHKHESGSSQDGPSCPEELEKDETLGNGTSFYKLEMIKIQLISSHGHQILVELDDFSQAKPDAIAHSAANIISRLKAVGENTTQALRSLCWRCKGIQVEEVALIGVDSLGFDLRVCSGAQVQTLRFSFKKQASSEYSAERQLNDLLYPRFHPKLQKQETHQAES